A genomic window from Sphingobacteriales bacterium includes:
- a CDS encoding phytanoyl-CoA dioxygenase family protein, producing MNDLLQRIFYKRVSAKQNRNFNLQLLKSDEEHRQLIKNGFVHFKGIFTENEVNQLLGIYKHMNGDVSFEKTDCYVNSVSFKSRDLKKITRESVTEVVKPALHRFLKDERLRFPISVGYCINPALSTSGSRPHQDPNLVDENRSYSLVLWISLSNTTVENGCLHVLKGSHLWGNHLRSNFHVKWKFDNYVDDILWKNMTPVQTGIGDVICFDPALIHGSTPNRTNEERLAIQISTIPKDQNLITVIEERKGMFDYAKSFNIDEDYFTDENVCNSPSDKYPVIKEEKINYYYTKEDILELINKSDC from the coding sequence ATGAATGATTTACTTCAAAGAATATTTTATAAAAGGGTTTCTGCAAAGCAAAACAGGAATTTTAATTTACAACTATTGAAATCTGACGAAGAGCATCGGCAACTGATAAAGAATGGATTTGTACATTTTAAAGGAATATTTACCGAAAACGAAGTTAACCAATTGTTGGGCATCTATAAACATATGAATGGCGATGTAAGTTTTGAAAAGACAGATTGCTACGTAAACAGCGTTTCGTTCAAGTCAAGAGATTTAAAGAAAATAACCAGAGAATCGGTGACTGAGGTTGTTAAACCAGCCTTGCACAGGTTTTTAAAGGATGAAAGGCTTAGATTTCCCATAAGTGTTGGTTATTGCATTAATCCTGCATTATCTACGTCCGGCTCCCGGCCTCATCAGGATCCCAATTTAGTCGATGAAAATCGGTCATATTCCCTTGTCCTTTGGATCTCGCTCAGTAATACAACGGTTGAAAACGGCTGTTTGCATGTTCTGAAAGGGAGTCATCTGTGGGGGAATCATCTGAGGTCGAACTTTCATGTGAAATGGAAGTTTGATAATTATGTGGATGATATCTTATGGAAGAATATGACTCCCGTTCAAACAGGGATAGGAGATGTCATCTGTTTTGATCCTGCATTGATACATGGATCAACTCCAAACAGAACAAACGAGGAACGGTTGGCTATTCAGATTTCTACCATTCCCAAAGATCAAAATCTTATTACCGTGATAGAGGAAAGAAAAGGGATGTTTGATTATGCGAAGTCGTTTAATATTGACGAAGATTACTTCACTGATGAGAATGTATGCAATAGCCCATCAGATAAGTATCCCGTTATAAAAGAAGAAAAGATTAACTACTATTATACCAAAGAGGATATCCTGGAATTAATTAATAAATCTGACTGCTGA
- a CDS encoding phytanoyl-CoA dioxygenase family protein translates to MMQDNLTEILMPFFNDLLDEYDYFSASFVNKNPTERFLICAHQDFTYTEEPEVPSFMCWVPLVDTDIDNGSIGFIPKSHRFYDYKRAFPFPLSYSPVVKTN, encoded by the coding sequence ATGATGCAGGATAATCTTACAGAAATATTAATGCCGTTTTTCAATGACCTGCTGGACGAATATGACTATTTCTCTGCCTCCTTTGTCAATAAGAATCCAACAGAACGATTCTTAATTTGTGCCCATCAGGATTTTACCTATACCGAAGAACCGGAAGTACCCTCGTTTATGTGCTGGGTACCGCTGGTAGATACAGATATTGACAACGGATCTATCGGATTTATCCCTAAAAGCCATCGTTTTTATGATTATAAGAGAGCATTCCCATTCCCGCTCTCATATTCCCCGGTTGTAAAAACGAATTAG
- a CDS encoding phytanoyl-CoA dioxygenase family protein encodes MFKDILKIFSGKDKIIELSHRTFNPKMFVSDIHQQKLETVGYVHLTDIQTNTKPVIRPFLSSFLITENISSPFGAAFCINPPNAIHPCNPHQDPAYVDESTGYSLIVWVPLSDINMENGCLHVLPKSHLWGNKNRSVSMDWAFERFSEELWKYLIPIETKLGDLIVFDAALIHASNKNTTDINRIAVNIPVLPVQEKMITYFSSGENEGYQYEIDESFYMDEFLFNKPSDRYRRSKKMKLNNLYSMKDVHRLIGLSEN; translated from the coding sequence ATGTTTAAAGATATCCTGAAAATATTTTCTGGTAAGGATAAAATTATTGAACTAAGTCACAGAACATTTAACCCTAAAATGTTCGTTTCAGATATTCATCAGCAAAAATTAGAAACAGTTGGATATGTACATCTGACCGATATACAAACGAACACAAAGCCGGTCATCCGGCCGTTTTTGAGTTCTTTCTTAATTACGGAGAATATATCTTCTCCTTTCGGAGCGGCCTTTTGTATTAATCCGCCCAATGCCATTCATCCCTGTAATCCGCATCAGGATCCGGCATATGTGGATGAGAGTACGGGCTATTCTCTGATTGTTTGGGTTCCGTTGTCAGATATAAATATGGAGAATGGTTGCTTGCATGTATTGCCTAAAAGCCACCTTTGGGGAAATAAGAACAGGTCTGTCAGTATGGATTGGGCGTTTGAACGTTTTTCTGAAGAATTATGGAAATACCTGATACCCATTGAGACGAAATTAGGTGATTTGATTGTGTTTGATGCCGCACTGATTCATGCATCTAACAAGAATACAACGGATATAAACAGAATAGCTGTAAATATACCTGTCTTACCTGTTCAGGAGAAAATGATCACTTACTTCAGTTCCGGAGAGAATGAAGGTTATCAGTATGAAATCGATGAGAGTTTTTACATGGATGAATTTCTTTTTAATAAGCCGTCAGACAGATACAGGCGCAGCAAAAAGATGAAACTGAATAATTTGTACAGCATGAAAGATGTTCATCGGTTAATAGGATTATCTGAAAACTAA